TCGGACTGATCACGCGGCCATACTGCTTGTACATGCTCGCCACATAGCCCTTGCCGGAGAGGGAAAGCCAGTCCGGATACATGGTCTTTGCGGAGCATTCCAGTCCCGCCTCAAATACATCCGCGCACGGCTTGCCGTCGCCGTGCAGGTTTTCGTCAAACAGAAATACGATCTTCGGGAACAGCACCGGCTTTTTATTGCCCGGCTTTCCCTGTCCTTCCTTATGCACATTCAGCAGGGAAATGCTGCACATCCGCTCAAAATCAGACTGTCCCAGACCTAACGTCATGGTGACAAACGGATAATCCCCGCGGGAGGAGCCGACCGTGTTCAGCTTATACTCGATTCCCTGCCAGCCCTGGTCGTAATCGCGCTTCACCTTATCGAGCGCATAGCGCTTCGCCCGCTCCTGTATGCCCTCCCAGGAGGCATCCGTGTATTTCAGAAATTCCTCCACGTATTTTTTATAGCTTTTCTCCGCGTAGGGCGCCAGAATCTTATCGACCTCCGGCACCGTAAAGCCGCCGTACTGCTGCGCCGCCGTGCTGAGCACGATATCGCCCATCACGTCAAAGGCGGTATCCAGCGTCTTCGGTTCGTTGTACCAGACATTGCCCATCTCAAAGCCGCCCTTTAACACCGAGCCGACATCGAACAGACAGCAGTTCATCGTATCCAGACGCGCGGACTGGTCGTGTATGTAGATATAACCATCCTTGCACGCCTGGCGCTCGTCGCGGGTCATAAAAAACTTCTGGTAAAGATTTTTGTTCAGCTCGTTGAAAATAAGACTGCGCTTTGTCGCCACCAGCGCGCTGTCCGTGTTGGCGTTGCTCTTATCGCCGATGTAGCGAATGGACTGGCTCTTTGTATATACGTCGTCCATCATGTGGATAAAATCCACTTTATAATTGCGATAATCGCGATAGCTCTTCGCGACCGCCGGGCTTACCTTCTCCAGGGCGCTCTCCACGATATTATGCATTTCCTGGATAGTAATGCCCTCTTTCCCCATCTCCTGCGCGCGTCTGGTCGCAAACTCACAAAGCTCCTCTATCTCCTGAGGCGTGAATTTATATAAAGCGCGGGCGGCAGATTTGTTCACT
This is a stretch of genomic DNA from Marvinbryantia formatexigens DSM 14469. It encodes these proteins:
- the nrdD gene encoding anaerobic ribonucleoside-triphosphate reductase, whose protein sequence is MYVIKKDGTEEEFNVEKIVVAVNKSAARALYKFTPQEIEELCEFATRRAQEMGKEGITIQEMHNIVESALEKVSPAVAKSYRDYRNYKVDFIHMMDDVYTKSQSIRYIGDKSNANTDSALVATKRSLIFNELNKNLYQKFFMTRDERQACKDGYIYIHDQSARLDTMNCCLFDVGSVLKGGFEMGNVWYNEPKTLDTAFDVMGDIVLSTAAQQYGGFTVPEVDKILAPYAEKSYKKYVEEFLKYTDASWEGIQERAKRYALDKVKRDYDQGWQGIEYKLNTVGSSRGDYPFVTMTLGLGQSDFERMCSISLLNVHKEGQGKPGNKKPVLFPKIVFLFDENLHGDGKPCADVFEAGLECSAKTMYPDWLSLSGKGYVASMYKQYGRVISPMGCRAFLSPWYERGGMHPADKDDKPVFVGRFNVGAVSLHLPMILAKSRQESRDFYEVLDYYLEMIRNIHIRTYEYLGEMRASTNPLAYCEGGFYGGHLDPGAKIKPLLKPMTSSFGITALNELQELYNGKSIAEDGQFALEVMQYINKKVNEFKEEDGWLYAIYGTPAESLCGLQVEQFRRQYGIVENVSDRPYVSNSFHCHVTEDISPIEKQDLEGRFWDLCNGGKIQYVRYPIDYNKEAIKSLILRAMKLGYYEGVNLSLAYCDDCGHQELEMDVCPKCGSKNLTKIDRMNGYLSYSRVHGDTRLNSAKMAEIAERVSM